The following are from one region of the bacterium genome:
- the priA gene encoding primosomal protein N' yields MSAKIAVAGPAVDGVFDYSIPPDTEITEGSVALVPFRRQKLAGIVMGFGEADIAPEKVKPLLGVFPCPPVSLAMRRFLAFMAAYTMQPLGSVVKLALTPGEALELPKRASKNLLPQQQGGMVARPELSADQREAVGELEKAVATGKFGVHLLDGVTGSGKTEVYFRAIETAMAAGKQVLVLLPEIGLSTQWMARWEMRFGFAPVVWHSDVGMAVKKQAWRGVASGEVKLVVGARSAMFLPFKRLGLVVVDEEHDGSFKQEEGVIYHARDMAIARAKEEGCPIVLASATPSLETLSHAESGKYQLLPLPERHGGATLPDVMLIDNRKTPAPRGDWLSPPLREAITQRLAKGEQSLLFLNRRGYAPLVLCRGCGHRLECPHCSAWLVMHAGKYPHIQCHHCGHKAPVPKTCPECQAEDKFAACGPGVERLEEEVARLWPMARMAAMTSDHIEHPEQAAKLIGELEEGKVDILIGTQMAAKGFHFPNLTLVGVVDGDMSLSGADPRAAERSFQLMHQVGGRAGREAKKGLVMIQTHQPEHPLFQALKAHDRDGFYQQEAAMRKDAGIPPYGRLAAVIIAGPDEAKLVKLTREMAAKARFAAPVRLLGPAPAPIYRLRGQYRMRFLLQGPANAKLQPALAQWLHGCAVPSSVQVKVDIDPIAFM; encoded by the coding sequence ATGAGCGCTAAAATTGCCGTCGCGGGGCCAGCGGTGGATGGCGTGTTTGACTATAGTATTCCACCGGATACGGAGATTACCGAAGGCAGCGTGGCGCTGGTGCCATTCAGGCGGCAGAAGCTGGCGGGCATCGTAATGGGGTTTGGCGAGGCGGATATCGCACCAGAGAAGGTGAAGCCGCTGCTGGGGGTGTTCCCCTGCCCGCCGGTGAGTCTGGCGATGCGGCGATTCCTGGCGTTCATGGCGGCCTATACGATGCAGCCGCTGGGAAGCGTGGTGAAGCTGGCGCTGACACCGGGTGAGGCATTGGAACTGCCGAAGCGGGCGAGCAAGAATCTGTTACCTCAGCAACAGGGCGGGATGGTGGCGCGGCCGGAGCTTTCGGCGGATCAACGGGAAGCGGTTGGTGAATTGGAGAAGGCGGTGGCGACGGGGAAATTCGGCGTGCATCTGCTGGACGGGGTGACCGGATCGGGCAAGACGGAAGTGTATTTCCGCGCGATTGAGACGGCGATGGCGGCAGGGAAGCAGGTGCTGGTGCTGCTGCCGGAGATCGGGCTTTCCACGCAGTGGATGGCGCGGTGGGAAATGCGGTTTGGGTTTGCGCCGGTGGTGTGGCATTCCGACGTGGGCATGGCGGTGAAGAAGCAGGCATGGCGCGGCGTGGCCAGCGGCGAGGTGAAGCTGGTGGTTGGGGCGCGGTCGGCGATGTTTCTGCCATTCAAGCGGCTTGGGCTGGTGGTGGTGGATGAGGAGCATGACGGGAGCTTCAAGCAGGAAGAGGGTGTGATTTATCATGCGCGGGACATGGCGATTGCGCGGGCGAAAGAGGAAGGCTGCCCGATTGTGCTGGCGTCGGCCACGCCATCGCTGGAGACGTTGAGCCATGCGGAAAGCGGCAAGTATCAGCTGCTGCCCTTGCCGGAGCGGCATGGCGGGGCGACGTTGCCGGATGTGATGCTGATCGATAACCGCAAGACGCCTGCGCCGAGGGGGGATTGGCTGTCGCCGCCTTTACGGGAAGCGATTACGCAGCGGCTGGCAAAGGGCGAGCAGAGCCTGTTGTTTTTGAACCGGCGGGGTTACGCGCCGCTGGTGCTGTGCCGGGGCTGCGGGCACCGGCTGGAATGCCCGCATTGCAGCGCGTGGCTGGTGATGCATGCGGGGAAATACCCGCATATCCAGTGCCACCATTGCGGGCACAAGGCACCGGTGCCAAAGACGTGCCCGGAGTGCCAGGCGGAGGATAAGTTCGCCGCCTGCGGACCGGGGGTGGAGCGGCTGGAGGAGGAAGTGGCGCGACTGTGGCCGATGGCACGCATGGCGGCGATGACGAGCGACCATATCGAGCATCCGGAACAGGCGGCGAAGCTGATTGGTGAGCTGGAGGAAGGCAAGGTGGATATCCTCATCGGCACGCAGATGGCGGCGAAGGGTTTTCACTTCCCCAACCTCACGCTGGTGGGCGTGGTGGATGGCGACATGAGCCTGAGCGGGGCGGACCCACGGGCGGCGGAGCGGTCGTTCCAGCTGATGCATCAGGTGGGCGGGCGTGCGGGGCGAGAGGCGAAGAAGGGGCTGGTGATGATTCAGACGCATCAGCCGGAGCATCCGCTGTTTCAGGCGTTGAAGGCGCATGACCGGGATGGGTTTTATCAACAGGAAGCGGCGATGCGGAAGGACGCGGGCATTCCGCCTTATGGGAGGCTGGCGGCGGTGATCATTGCCGGGCCGGATGAGGCGAAGCTGGTGAAGCTGACGCGGGAGATGGCGGCGAAGGCGCGGTTTGCGGCCCCGGTGCGGCTGCTTGGGCCCGCCCCTGCTCCCATTTACCGGCTGCGGGGGCAATATAGGATGCGGTTTCTGCTTCAGGGACCGGCGAATGCGAAATTGCAGCCGGCGCTGGCGCAGTGGCTGCACGGGTGCGCGGTGCCTTCCAGTGTGCAGGTGAAGGTGGATATCGACCCCATCGCCTTCATGTAA
- the fsa gene encoding fructose-6-phosphate aldolase, producing MKFFVDTADVKEIKDLAASGLLDGVTTNPSLIAKSGRDFKEVIAEICAIVDGPVSAEVIALDADTMIKEGKHLAKIAKNVTVKVPLTPDGLKACKALSDEGIMINVTLCFSAVQALLAAKAGATFISPFVGRLDDIGQDGLELIADIVQIYENYDFDTEVLVASVRNPVHVLESAKMGAHVATLPPSVLRQLFNHPLTDKGLEGFVKDIKAANIKVL from the coding sequence ATGAAATTCTTTGTCGATACCGCCGATGTGAAGGAAATCAAAGACCTGGCCGCCAGCGGCCTGCTCGACGGCGTCACGACCAACCCCTCCCTCATCGCCAAGTCCGGCCGCGATTTCAAGGAAGTCATCGCCGAGATCTGCGCCATCGTCGACGGCCCCGTCAGCGCCGAAGTCATCGCGCTGGATGCCGACACCATGATCAAGGAAGGTAAACACCTCGCCAAAATCGCCAAGAACGTCACGGTAAAAGTCCCCCTCACGCCGGACGGCCTCAAGGCATGCAAAGCCCTTTCCGATGAAGGCATTATGATCAACGTCACGCTTTGCTTCTCCGCCGTGCAGGCGTTGCTGGCCGCCAAAGCGGGCGCTACCTTCATCTCCCCCTTCGTCGGCCGTCTGGATGACATCGGCCAGGACGGGCTGGAGCTCATCGCCGACATCGTCCAGATCTACGAGAATTACGATTTCGATACCGAGGTGCTCGTCGCCTCCGTCCGCAACCCGGTGCATGTGCTGGAATCCGCCAAGATGGGCGCGCATGTCGCCACCCTGCCGCCATCCGTGCTGCGCCAGCTTTTCAACCACCCGCTCACCGACAAGGGGCTGGAAGGTTTCGTCAAAGACATCAAGGCCGCCAATATCAAAGTTTTATAG
- a CDS encoding DUF484 family protein, protein MPKQSSDQPIEEAVETYLRANPTFLAARPKLMTQLLEGMTSQNGNVADLQRFALTRLRDELEESHEALAELVVLSRDYLAQLEQVHQLAVQLMIAETLEEMLDALSEMPSSSLVDAVVLAVEADIAKELPAIESPIKPVPSGTVASWLGEGLARAEQLPPPDNTLFGPATGLVDGFVLMKLDVPAIGRPAMLGLGARDASYLAGFHGTALWRFLARVVEHRLNAVWPRK, encoded by the coding sequence GTGCCAAAGCAATCGTCAGATCAGCCAATCGAAGAAGCGGTGGAAACCTACCTGCGGGCGAACCCGACCTTTCTCGCCGCCCGCCCCAAACTGATGACGCAATTGCTCGAAGGCATGACCTCCCAGAACGGCAACGTGGCCGACCTGCAGCGCTTCGCGCTCACAAGGTTGCGCGATGAACTGGAAGAAAGCCACGAGGCCCTGGCCGAACTCGTCGTCCTCAGCCGCGACTACCTTGCGCAGCTGGAGCAGGTCCACCAGCTCGCCGTGCAACTGATGATCGCCGAAACGCTGGAAGAGATGCTCGACGCCCTTTCCGAAATGCCCTCCAGCTCCCTCGTCGATGCCGTCGTGCTGGCCGTGGAAGCCGACATCGCCAAGGAACTCCCTGCCATCGAAAGCCCCATCAAGCCCGTGCCCTCCGGCACCGTGGCCAGCTGGCTCGGCGAAGGCCTCGCCCGCGCCGAGCAGCTCCCCCCGCCCGACAACACCCTTTTCGGCCCCGCCACAGGATTAGTGGACGGCTTCGTCCTCATGAAGCTCGACGTCCCCGCCATCGGCCGCCCCGCCATGCTGGGCTTAGGCGCCCGCGACGCCAGCTACCTCGCCGGCTTCCACGGCACCGCCCTCTGGCGCTTCCTCGCCCGCGTAGTCGAACACCGCCTCAACGCCGTCTGGCCGCGGAAGTAA